In Pseudoxanthobacter soli DSM 19599, the following are encoded in one genomic region:
- a CDS encoding NAD(P)/FAD-dependent oxidoreductase has protein sequence MNAHTPDNAGSGRRDRDAVTVYALTAGAEPPVAPLSGDWRGDVVVVGGGITGLSTAYHLAKAGVSVAVVEANGFGWGASGRNGGQVNPGLKHEPSEIEKTFGPDLGARMIAFSGSAPDKVFQMVAEAGIACEARRTGTIRAAFSAGSVAFLERATADLQRRGAPVEFLNRAAMAAITGSERYAAGALDRRGGSLNPLAYSRGLAQAAASAGAHLFPQTPVGGLTRDADGWTLTGPKGRLRAGRVILATNGYTDDLFPGLKRSVVPVYGGIIASAPLPQAMTDRILPGRHVLYEHESITVYYRLDAAGRLLIGGRSRLRPLHGPDRFPDLKRYTRRLWPFLGDVEWTHGWNGQLAITADHYPALANPAPGLMACIGYNGRGVAMATAMGGELARWATGTDANALDMPVRPFKTFPLHRFWPIGAAIRIAYGRARNALGI, from the coding sequence ATGAACGCACACACCCCGGACAACGCCGGCAGCGGCCGCCGTGACCGAGACGCCGTCACCGTCTATGCCCTCACGGCCGGGGCCGAACCGCCGGTCGCCCCGCTCTCCGGCGACTGGCGGGGCGATGTGGTGGTGGTGGGCGGCGGCATCACCGGATTGTCGACGGCCTATCATCTCGCCAAGGCGGGGGTGAGCGTCGCGGTCGTGGAGGCCAACGGCTTCGGCTGGGGCGCTTCCGGCCGCAACGGCGGACAGGTCAATCCGGGGCTGAAGCACGAGCCGTCCGAGATCGAGAAGACGTTCGGGCCGGACCTTGGCGCCCGCATGATCGCCTTTTCCGGCTCCGCGCCGGACAAGGTGTTCCAGATGGTGGCCGAGGCCGGCATCGCCTGCGAGGCCCGGCGCACCGGCACGATCCGCGCGGCCTTCAGCGCCGGCTCGGTCGCCTTTCTCGAACGCGCGACCGCCGACCTTCAGCGGCGCGGCGCGCCGGTCGAATTTCTGAACCGCGCCGCAATGGCCGCGATCACCGGCAGCGAGCGCTACGCCGCCGGCGCGCTCGACCGCCGCGGCGGCTCGCTCAATCCGCTCGCCTACAGCCGCGGACTGGCCCAGGCCGCGGCGTCGGCCGGCGCGCACCTGTTCCCGCAGACGCCGGTCGGCGGGCTGACGCGCGACGCCGACGGATGGACGCTGACCGGCCCGAAAGGCCGGCTGCGCGCGGGCCGGGTGATTCTGGCCACCAACGGCTACACCGACGACCTCTTTCCGGGGCTGAAGCGCTCCGTCGTGCCGGTCTATGGCGGCATCATCGCCTCCGCGCCGCTGCCGCAGGCCATGACCGACCGCATCCTGCCCGGCCGGCATGTGCTCTACGAGCACGAATCCATCACCGTCTATTACCGGCTCGATGCCGCCGGCCGGCTGCTTATCGGCGGACGCAGCCGGTTGCGGCCGCTGCACGGCCCCGACCGCTTCCCCGATCTCAAACGCTACACCCGCAGGCTGTGGCCGTTCCTCGGCGACGTGGAGTGGACCCACGGCTGGAACGGCCAGCTCGCCATCACCGCCGATCATTATCCGGCCCTCGCCAACCCGGCGCCGGGCCTGATGGCCTGCATCGGCTACAATGGCCGGGGCGTCGCCATGGCGACGGCGATGGGCGGCGAACTGGCCCGCTGGGCGACCGGCACCGACGCGAACGCCCTCGACATGCCGGTGCGGCCGTTCAAGACCTTTCCGCTTCACCGCTTCTGGCCGATCGGCGCGGCCATCCGCATCGCCTATGGCCGCGCACGCAACGCGCTCGGCATCTGA
- a CDS encoding aldehyde dehydrogenase family protein — protein MSPNTQKFYIDGAFVDPAEARPLDVIDPATETAFATTSLGTQVDVDRAVAAARAAFASFQFTSKDERLALLERLLQVYERRYEDIAQAISREMGSPIARARDSQAYAGQGHLEATIEAFRRFEFDEVRGATVVTHEPVGVVGLITPWNWPLNQIMCKVAPAIAAGCTMVLKPSEIAPISGIVFAEIVHEAGIPKGVFNLVNGTGPEVGAALASHPDIDMVSFTGSTRAGTDVARNAAATVKRVAQELGGKSANIVLPDADLDVAVTKGVNACFSNTGQSCDAPTRMLVPAERHAEALAIARRAAEAVRVGAPTDTGTEIGPLVSDVQFAKVQALIQAGIDEGATLVAGGTGKPDGLETGYYVKPTVFGDVKPGMRIEREEIFGPVLAIIPYESVDQAVAIANDTPYGLAAYVQGSDMDQARRVARRLRAGSIYLNYPDWDLFAPFGGYKQSGNGREYADFGLRDFLEIKGMVGYGA, from the coding sequence ATGAGCCCCAACACGCAGAAGTTCTATATCGACGGCGCCTTCGTCGATCCGGCCGAAGCCCGGCCGCTCGACGTGATCGACCCGGCGACCGAGACGGCGTTCGCCACCACCTCGCTCGGCACGCAGGTCGATGTCGACCGGGCGGTGGCGGCAGCGCGGGCGGCGTTCGCCAGCTTCCAGTTCACCTCGAAGGACGAGCGCCTCGCGCTCCTCGAGCGCCTGCTCCAGGTCTATGAGCGCCGCTACGAGGACATCGCCCAGGCGATCAGCCGCGAAATGGGTTCGCCCATCGCCCGCGCGCGCGACTCGCAGGCCTATGCCGGTCAGGGCCACCTCGAGGCGACCATTGAAGCCTTCCGGCGGTTCGAATTCGATGAAGTGCGCGGCGCGACCGTCGTCACCCACGAGCCGGTCGGTGTCGTCGGGCTGATCACGCCGTGGAACTGGCCGCTCAACCAGATCATGTGCAAGGTGGCGCCCGCCATCGCCGCCGGCTGCACGATGGTGCTGAAGCCTTCCGAGATCGCGCCGATTTCCGGCATCGTGTTCGCCGAAATCGTCCATGAGGCCGGCATCCCGAAGGGCGTGTTCAATCTCGTCAACGGCACGGGGCCGGAAGTCGGCGCCGCGCTCGCCTCGCACCCCGACATCGACATGGTGTCGTTCACCGGCTCGACCCGCGCCGGCACCGATGTCGCGCGCAACGCCGCGGCGACGGTGAAGCGCGTCGCGCAGGAACTGGGCGGCAAGTCGGCCAACATCGTGCTGCCCGACGCCGATCTCGACGTGGCGGTGACGAAGGGCGTGAACGCCTGCTTCTCCAATACCGGCCAGTCCTGCGACGCCCCGACCCGGATGCTGGTGCCGGCCGAGCGCCACGCCGAGGCGCTCGCCATCGCCCGCCGCGCCGCCGAGGCGGTTCGCGTCGGAGCGCCCACGGACACCGGGACCGAGATCGGTCCGCTCGTCAGCGACGTGCAGTTCGCCAAGGTGCAGGCGCTGATCCAGGCCGGCATCGACGAGGGCGCGACGCTCGTCGCCGGCGGCACCGGCAAGCCGGACGGGCTGGAGACCGGCTATTATGTCAAGCCGACCGTGTTCGGTGACGTGAAGCCGGGCATGCGCATCGAGCGCGAGGAGATCTTCGGGCCTGTGCTCGCCATCATCCCCTACGAGAGCGTCGATCAGGCCGTCGCCATCGCCAACGACACGCCCTACGGCCTCGCCGCCTATGTCCAGGGCAGCGATATGGATCAGGCCCGCCGCGTCGCCCGCCGGCTGCGGGCCGGGTCGATCTATCTGAACTATCCGGACTGGGACCTGTTCGCGCCGTTCGGCGGCTACAAGCAGTCCGGCAACGGACGCGAATATGCCGATTTCGGCCTGCGCGACTTCCTGGAGATCAAGGGGATGGTCGGCTACGGCGCGTGA